Proteins from a genomic interval of Brachybacterium vulturis:
- a CDS encoding cytochrome c biogenesis CcdA family protein has translation MEVGLLTAFLGGALALLSPCGALLLPGFFASTVTSRAALFPHAVAFYLGLVVTLVPLGVGAGALGALMIGHRMLLIGLTSLVLVLLGALHALGLGFDLSRLLPGFDRLQQRSTRGSGLARSVVLGAVGGIAGFCAGPILGAVLTLAMGQGSMLLAGILLAVYGAGMVVPLLVLAAVWNRLGSRGRNLLRGREFTLLGRRLHTTTFLTGVVIIALGIVFWTTNGLVTLPSLVPTSTLARWQAGSAGLNDPVVQIAVILALGVLALLLWWRRDRRRRREQDSPTTITLTPGRRP, from the coding sequence ATGGAGGTCGGACTCCTCACCGCCTTCCTCGGCGGGGCGCTCGCACTGCTCAGCCCGTGCGGGGCGCTCCTGCTGCCCGGCTTCTTCGCCTCCACCGTGACCTCCCGGGCCGCCCTGTTCCCGCACGCCGTGGCGTTCTACCTCGGTCTGGTGGTGACGCTGGTCCCGCTCGGCGTCGGCGCCGGGGCGCTCGGGGCCCTGATGATCGGTCACCGCATGCTGCTGATCGGCCTCACCTCGCTGGTGCTGGTGCTGCTCGGCGCCCTGCACGCCCTGGGCCTCGGCTTCGATCTCAGCAGGCTCCTCCCGGGCTTCGACCGCCTCCAGCAGCGCTCGACCCGGGGCTCCGGCCTCGCCCGCAGCGTCGTGCTCGGCGCCGTCGGCGGGATCGCCGGCTTCTGCGCGGGACCGATCCTCGGCGCCGTGCTGACCCTGGCCATGGGGCAGGGGAGCATGCTCCTGGCCGGGATCCTGCTCGCCGTCTACGGTGCCGGGATGGTGGTGCCGCTGCTCGTCCTGGCAGCGGTCTGGAACCGCCTGGGCAGCCGGGGCAGGAACCTGCTGCGCGGCCGCGAGTTCACGCTGCTGGGACGGCGCCTGCACACCACGACCTTCCTCACCGGGGTGGTGATCATCGCCCTCGGCATCGTGTTCTGGACGACCAACGGCCTGGTCACCCTGCCCTCCCTGGTCCCCACCAGCACCCTCGCCCGCTGGCAGGCGGGCAGCGCCGGGCTCAACGATCCCGTCGTGCAGATCGCCGTGATCCTCGCGCTCGGGGTCCTGGCCCTGCTGCTGTGGTGGCGGCGGGATCGGCGTCGACGCCGGGAGCAGGACTCCCCGACCACCATCACCCTGACCCCCGGGAGGCGGCCATGA
- a CDS encoding DsbA family protein: MARAPRSDTTPASRDGVLRRWGIPVGIGVATAALIAGVFWVQQEPATTPVQGGGGSATSSGQPAAIEHPRSVAAPDLSSQEGRDPDDLLAEGPVDAPVVLIVFSDYQCPFCAKWSHETLPAMREYVERGELRIEYRDVNIYGEDSERAARASLAAAMQGHHAQYHALLFEDGEIRSGQELSEESLVELAGQLGLDTEQFAADMNSEQVAQTIAENAQQGIDLGAMSTPAFIIGGTPTAGAQPTEVFTERVDQALAESEG, encoded by the coding sequence ATGGCTCGCGCCCCTCGATCCGACACCACGCCTGCGTCGCGGGACGGCGTCCTGCGCCGCTGGGGGATCCCGGTGGGGATCGGGGTCGCCACGGCCGCGCTGATCGCCGGGGTGTTCTGGGTCCAGCAGGAGCCGGCGACCACGCCCGTGCAGGGCGGCGGCGGGAGCGCGACGAGCTCCGGGCAGCCGGCGGCGATCGAGCATCCCCGGTCGGTGGCCGCTCCTGACCTCAGCTCCCAGGAGGGGCGGGATCCCGATGACCTGCTCGCCGAGGGGCCCGTCGACGCCCCGGTCGTGCTGATCGTGTTCTCGGACTACCAGTGCCCCTTCTGTGCGAAATGGTCCCACGAGACCCTGCCGGCGATGCGCGAGTACGTCGAGCGCGGTGAGCTGCGCATCGAGTACCGCGACGTGAACATCTACGGCGAGGATTCCGAGCGCGCGGCGCGGGCGAGCCTCGCGGCCGCGATGCAGGGCCATCATGCGCAGTACCACGCACTGCTGTTCGAGGACGGCGAGATCCGCTCCGGCCAGGAGCTCAGCGAGGAGTCGCTGGTCGAGCTGGCCGGGCAGCTCGGCCTGGACACGGAGCAGTTCGCGGCCGATATGAACTCGGAGCAGGTCGCCCAGACGATCGCGGAGAACGCCCAGCAGGGCATCGATCTCGGGGCGATGTCGACCCCGGCCTTCATCATCGGCGGCACCCCGACCGCCGGCGCGCAGCCCACCGAGGTGTTCACCGAGCGGGTGGACCAGGCCCTGGCCGAGAGCGAGGGCTGA
- a CDS encoding MFS transporter, with protein sequence MTAPLILPVDDLERHRVQRRTVVVLIAGQIVSGLGIGAAVSMGALLVAAVTGSEAWSGMAATMNTLGAALFAIPLALLARRRGRRISLTTGAVTAALGALAVVVSAVLDNPFLLLLSMAVLGIGSALNFQSRFAATDLATDSTRGRDLSLVVWSTTIGAVIGPNLAEPSDVLGRSLGLPELTGGFVIAAAAQLLGALLYALALRPDPLLLALGPHRAVPAGPERRAARGLVILHRNLTARRAVLATSLSHAVMVALMGMTPIHLMGHGADLTVVGITISLHIAGMFGISPVFGLLTDRVGGRGVILLGQALLTAALLIAALGSHSNQLVAIALVLLGLGWSASNVAGSTMLSGAVPVEQRPATQGTSDLLMNLAGAGGGALAGLILAGVGFSGLALCLLVPVAVVSLDQLARRR encoded by the coding sequence ATGACGGCACCCCTGATCCTCCCCGTCGACGACCTCGAGCGGCATCGGGTCCAGCGACGCACCGTGGTCGTGCTGATCGCGGGCCAGATCGTCTCCGGCCTCGGGATCGGTGCGGCGGTGAGCATGGGCGCGCTGCTGGTCGCCGCGGTGACCGGCAGCGAGGCATGGTCCGGGATGGCCGCGACGATGAACACCCTCGGCGCGGCGCTGTTCGCGATCCCGCTGGCGCTGCTCGCCCGTCGCCGGGGCCGGCGGATCTCCCTGACCACCGGCGCCGTGACGGCGGCGCTCGGCGCCCTCGCGGTGGTCGTCTCCGCGGTCCTCGACAATCCGTTCCTGCTCCTGCTCAGCATGGCGGTGCTGGGCATCGGCTCCGCCCTGAACTTCCAGTCACGCTTCGCCGCCACGGATCTGGCGACCGACTCCACCCGCGGCCGGGACCTGTCCCTGGTGGTGTGGTCCACGACGATCGGCGCCGTCATCGGCCCGAACCTCGCCGAGCCCAGCGATGTCCTCGGCCGCTCCCTGGGCCTGCCGGAGCTCACCGGAGGATTCGTGATCGCCGCGGCCGCCCAGCTGCTGGGCGCCCTGCTCTATGCGCTCGCGCTGCGCCCGGACCCGCTGCTGCTCGCCCTGGGACCGCACCGTGCGGTGCCCGCCGGGCCGGAGCGTCGGGCGGCGCGGGGTCTGGTGATCCTGCACCGGAACCTCACCGCTCGCCGCGCGGTGCTGGCCACCAGCCTCAGCCACGCGGTGATGGTGGCGCTGATGGGGATGACGCCCATCCACCTGATGGGCCACGGTGCGGACCTCACGGTGGTCGGGATCACCATCAGCCTGCACATCGCCGGGATGTTCGGGATCTCCCCGGTGTTCGGCCTGCTCACCGACCGGGTCGGGGGCCGGGGCGTGATCCTGCTCGGCCAGGCGCTGCTCACGGCGGCGCTGCTGATCGCGGCGCTGGGATCCCACAGCAACCAGCTGGTCGCGATCGCCCTGGTGCTGCTGGGTCTGGGCTGGTCGGCCTCCAACGTCGCCGGGTCCACGATGCTCAGCGGCGCCGTCCCCGTCGAGCAGCGGCCCGCCACCCAGGGCACCTCGGACCTGCTGATGAATCTCGCCGGCGCGGGCGGCGGAGCGCTCGCCGGGCTGATCCTGGCCGGGGTCGGCTTCTCCGGCCTCGCCCTCTGCCTCCTGGTGCCGGTCGCCGTGGTGAGCCTCGACCAGCTGGCGCGGCGCCGCTGA